The Gossypium hirsutum isolate 1008001.06 chromosome A13, Gossypium_hirsutum_v2.1, whole genome shotgun sequence nucleotide sequence GAAAGGATGATCAAGAACATCAGCAAAGTGTACTGTAATCACCTTAGGGACCAAAAGAGGAACTTGATAAATCATCCGCTTATTCTCGGGCCTGCCTTTGGCTTTATAAATGTCGAACATGAACCTGCTAGTGAGAAATATGTATTGAGCATTAGAGACCGTGCCTCTTTTAGTCTACTAGTAATGCAAGTTATGCAAATGAGTAAATATACCTTCGAATATCTGCTTCGAGACGCAACGGGTCGGACATCTGTAATGAATCCAACAGCAATATACAAGGTGTTCTGGTTTTTGATTGCAAACTTTCACCAAAATGACAGAAGATTAAGAGGCTCCAATGACCCCTAAAGAAAATACAGTTTTCAAATGATGAAATCAAATTTACTGAAAAATCAAACACCACTGTGATATTTGACAATACTAACCAGCAAACTATCGGAACGAGAACATATTTCGTCGAAAATATCTCTTTCCTCTTAACCCAAGATAGAACCTTTTCTCTATAAGATGCTTTCCTATACCATGCAAACCATTGACAATCTAAGCGCGTAAACAAATCCCGCTTATCTGCTGGCAACCTGCTCCACAGGGTCCTGAAAATCTCCCAAAACCCATTCAGGAAAACACTCGCACacatgcacacacacacacacaccagAACAACAACACTGAAAATTACAAGAATACAATATAGCTTACTCCAAGTAACACTCAAATGATCCAGAGTCTAGCTTGTTTTTTAGTTTAGATGTTGATTTCTTTCTCGTAACTCGTCGCTTTGATCGTGCACGACATGGAATATTATCTAAAAAACATGGAGCAGTTAATTTAAGGCTTCTTAGTCTTTGAGCTTCCTGTTTTGTTATCTTCTTCCTGGAGGCCCTCAGATACCCTACAACATGAATCCAACATGAACGGTGTTTTGAAACCGGATGCCGATTATAGTCTGCCAGAACATAGTGAACTTAGGATCAAATTTCTATTTATCAGTCAGCTTAGCCTTTGATGAATTcatactaaaaattaaaaataaaaaaaatagtgaaatgCTGGCAAAGGGTAATTTGATCTTCTACATTGCCACGGAAGTAAGAGCTGAAGAAATCAAATTACTTCATTCTCTTTCTTGCATTTCTTAAgatcataataatatataaactataGAGTAAAATAAAAACTCAGTAAAATGCAAAaccaattttaataaaattgttttatataatacTCATATCATAAATTTTGTTCCAAAAAAAACATTCCTACTATATTTTAG carries:
- the LOC107938011 gene encoding probable ubiquitin-like-specific protease 2A isoform X2; amino-acid sequence: MGKKKQVDDSIIPIDIAPSDPGYLRASRKKITKQEAQRLRSLKLTAPCFLDNIPCRARSKRRVTRKKSTSKLKNKLDSGSFECYLETLWSRLPADKRDLFTRLDCQWFAWYRKASYREKVLSWVKRKEIFSTKYVLVPIVCWGHWSLLIFCHFGESLQSKTRTPCILLLDSLQMSDPLRLEADIRRFMFDIYKAKGRPENKRMIYQVPLLVPKVPQQRNGKECGNFVLYFINLFVKSAPENFNINDYPYFMKNDWFNAEAVERFCERLHFGM
- the LOC107938011 gene encoding probable ubiquitin-like-specific protease 2A isoform X1, encoding MGKKKQVDDSIIPIDIAPSDPDYNRHPVSKHRSCWIHVVGYLRASRKKITKQEAQRLRSLKLTAPCFLDNIPCRARSKRRVTRKKSTSKLKNKLDSGSFECYLETLWSRLPADKRDLFTRLDCQWFAWYRKASYREKVLSWVKRKEIFSTKYVLVPIVCWGHWSLLIFCHFGESLQSKTRTPCILLLDSLQMSDPLRLEADIRRFMFDIYKAKGRPENKRMIYQVPLLVPKVPQQRNGKECGNFVLYFINLFVKSAPENFNINDYPYFMKNDWFNAEAVERFCERLHFGM